In the genome of Peromyscus eremicus chromosome 1, PerEre_H2_v1, whole genome shotgun sequence, the window CAGAGGCCTTCTCTCTGAGGGACCCCCGTTTCTCTCCACTGTCAGAGGGCTTCTCTCTGAGGGACCCCCGTTTCTCTCCACTGTCAGAGGGCTTCTCTCTGAGGGACCCCCGTTTCTCTCCACTGTCCGACACCTTCTTTCTGATGGAACCCCGTTTCTCTCCGCTGTCCGACACCTTCTTTCTGATGGAACCCCGTTTCTCTCCACTGTCGGAGGTCTTCTCTCTGAGGGACCCCCGTTTCTCTCCACTGTCCGACACCTTCTCTCTGAGGGACCCCCGTTTCTCTCCACTGTCGGAGGCCTTCTCTCTGAGGGACCCCCGTTTCTCTCCACTGTCGGAGGCCTTCTTTCTGATGGAACCCCGTTTCTCTCCACTGTCCGACACTTCTCTAATGGACCCCCGTTTCTCCCTACTGTCTGTTTTCTCTACAACAGACCTCCGCTTCTCTCCCGAGGACACCCGTTTCTCTCTCTTGTACATCAAGTTCTCTCCACTTGACTCCAACTCCTCACTCTGCCTCAGTTGATCCCCTCTGGACCCCAAGTCCCCTCCACTGGTCCTCTGCTTGTCCTTAGACTCTGTCATCTCTGCACTCTTAGATACAGATCCAGTTTTGAGTCTGTCCTCCTGCTGTCTCCAAATCTCTGAGCTGTCATCCTCCAAACTTGCTGGAGCCTGTGATGTCCTTCCTACATTGTTCGGGAGCTTTGTGTCCACCCTTTGTGTCGATCTCTCTTTCGAGATCTTCTTCCCCACAACTTCCAGCTTCCAGTTCTCAGATTCCAACTTGGGGTCCCACAGTTTAGACTTTTGCAGGTTTCTGTCCAAGAGTTCCACTCTCTTTCCAATCACGACGAGCCCATTCCAGGGCGCCCACACCTTCTCTTTCTCTCGCACTGGCGCCTTCTTGCAGAGTGGCTCTGGTGGCGATCGCCTGGGGACGTGGGCCTTGGCCTTGCTCCGAGTGCCCCGTGCCCGGGCCTTACTGCGTCCCCGCGGCCCCCTAAACTGCTTACTCCGTACTTTCGCGCTCGGGTGTGAAACCTTGAACGGAGCCTCTTTCTCCACAGACATTGCCGCCTGCCCTCGGCCCTAGCCCCGCCGACCCACTCGGGTTCCCCATTCCCCTTTAcccaaccctccctccctccctcgccccCTCCAGACTCCCCGCCCCGCCCACCGCCCGGTGGCGCCAAGATGGACTAGTGCGCATGTGCAGCTGCGCGTGGGGTTAAAAGGAGGCGGGGCCCGGAACGGCCGCGTTGGTAGGGTCCACCCACGGGACCGGCACGGGACCTCTGTGACCCTAGAGCTACTCGGGCTCTGCCCTATCCTGGACCGGCTCTCTGGCGCCGCTTAAAAGGTGGCACAGGATCGACAGGCCTCACAGCCAATAGCAGCTCTCGTGGTAGACCCGGTGCCCAGTCAGGAGCAGCTCCAGGCTGTAGGAACCACGCC includes:
- the LOC131910853 gene encoding trans-Golgi network integral membrane protein 2, which gives rise to MSVEKEAPFKVSHPSAKVRSKQFRGPRGRSKARARGTRSKAKAHVPRRSPPEPLCKKAPVREKEKVWAPWNGLVVIGKRVELLDRNLQKSKLWDPKLESENWKLEVVGKKISKERSTQRVDTKLPNNVGRTSQAPASLEDDSSEIWRQQEDRLKTGSVSKSAEMTESKDKQRTSGGDLGSRGDQLRQSEELESSGENLMYKREKRVSSGEKRRSVVEKTDSREKRGSIREVSDSGEKRGSIRKKASDSGEKRGSLREKASDSGEKRGSLREKVSDSGEKRGSLREKTSDSGEKRGSIRKKVSDSGEKRGSIRKKVSDSGEKRGSLREKPSDSGEKRGSLREKPSDSGEKRGSLREKASDSGEKRGSLREKASDSGEKRGSLREKVSDSGERRGSSKEKVRSSDEKRLSREKLRSSGEKLRTGKNLRSTEDKVESNIEKVQSSEMKLEEQSLTGSVSVEEHSLTGSTTEEAPERVISITGDESMMENMSQEMQIPSESVEGGDEGAEKGGEIDNVVLDEMEDTADESVPMEEKDTTVDGSRESGG